GTGCTTTGACATCCCGGCAATACGGCTCTTTTTCCTCTACGCTTTTGTAAACATTCCCGATCAGGTCGTAAGCGCCTTTGGAGAGCACACCTCTTGGATGAAGCTGATCTCCGATGGAGCATCCTGCTCCCACTGCCAGCATATGGAAACATTCATATTCCAACGCTGCCTGATTTTTCAGAGAATGGAAATCTCCCCAGTATGTATGGAATTTTCCGGTCATTCCAATCATCTCTTTTCCGAGATTACGGGCATATCTGCTGGTTGCCGGGAAGTGATCATATCCCCAGCCGCCGCTTGGCAGAGATTCCAGCTCCAGATGGCTGTATTCTTTAAAACTGTTCTTGCTTCTTGGTCCCACATGAGATCCATTGTAAAAGATCGTTGCCTCCGGCGCCATGCTGTGGATAAATTCGCTGATCTCCGTCTTAAATTCATCCAGCATATGCTCTGCGTACCGCATCCGTTCCACTTTGGATTCGGTATCCATTCCAAGCTCCTGCATCTTCCTCACACAATGCTCACACTTGCAGTCTACCTGGAACAGAATATCCATAAAAATTCCATCCAGATTTTCCACGCCGATCACCTCGATCATATCCTGAAGCTGATCCTTGAAAAATTGTCTGTAACCGCTGTTCAGACAGATCGTGTGATAAAAATGCGGCGCCGGAACTCCCTGGGTATCAATAAATTCTCCATTTTCATCTACTGCAAGCCACTCCGGATGCTCGCGCATGATTCTTCCATCCCACTGTGCAGTTGTATAAACCGGCACTTTGATCCCTCTCTTATGACACGCCTCGATCTGCTCCAGTAAAAAGTTTTTGTTCTTCAATCCCGGGTGGATGAGCTCCGGAAATTTTTTTGACGGATAGTACAGCCATCCATGATGACATCTTGCAAAACATGTAATGGAATCTACATGTGCTTCTTCCAATGTTTTTGCAAATTCTTCTTTGTCAAAATCTGCTGCGATATCCGGTATGTACTCACTTGTATGAAAATCCAGATGCACCTGTCTGTATCTGATCTTGCTCATTTTATTTTCCTCCTCATGCCTATTCTTTCACAGCTCCCGCTGCCAGACCGCCTTCTACTTTTTCCTGGAATAACAGGTAGATCACAAGCGGAACAGCAACTGTGATCACGATTGCCGCCATCAGCGGGCCATAATCACTTCCACGCTCTCCGTTGAAGTTCAACAGTCCCAGTGCGATCGGCTTTAAGTTCTTGTCATTGATGAACAGAAGCGGGAACAGAATGTTGTTCCATGCACCCAGGAAGTTAAAAATAGAAATCGTGGAAATTGCCGGTACTGTCATCGGCAGCATCACATTTTTATAAATCTGGAAATAGGTTGCTCCGTCGATCAGAGCTGCTTCTTCCAGAGAACGGTTCACACCCTTCATAAAGTTGGTCACGACCAGAATACTGAACGGAAGGCTGAATGCCACATAGATCATAACCAGCGCCGGGATATTATTTTTCAGATTCAGCGCTCCGATAATGTAAGAAACCGGAACAAGTACAGTATGTACCGGAACCATCATTCCCAGCATAAAGAATAACAGTAAAAATTTGTTGCATTTAAAATCAAATCTGGACAGTACGTAGGCTGCCATTGTAGACACGATCGCAAGTACGATCACTGTCGCTCCTGCCTGAATCAAACTGTTTAAAAAGTAGTGACTCATGTTGGCACTTGTCCAGGCTTCCACATAGTTGGACCATTGCGGGACTTCCGGCCAGGAGAATGGTTTCGCAAAAATTTCTACTTTTGTCTTAATGGAAGACAAAAGGGTAAACAACATCGGGGTTGCAAACATCAGCGCTGTCAAAATCAGCAGAATATACATGATCACACTCTGCAGCGTAATTTTCTTACGAGTTTTTACTTTCTTTTTCATGTGTTCTTCCCCCTACTCCGCTTTCTTTCTGTTTGTGATCAGATTGCTTCCAACCGTACCCACAATACAGATCACCATGATAATGATTCCGATCGCGCTTCCTACTCCGTAATGGTTGTACTTAAACGCCTCATTGTACATCAATGTTGTCGGAAGGTTGGTCAGACCGTTCGGTCCGCCTCCTGTCATGGCAAATACAAGATCGAATACTTTGACAGATCCGATGATATCCATCAGAATACACATTGCCAGGATCGGTTTCAGCATTGGAACTGTGATCTTAAAGAATTTCTGGATCGATGTTGCTCCATCGATCGCTGCCGCTTCATATACATCATCCGGGATGGTCGTCAGACCGGCTAAAATAATAACCATGTAATAACCAACACCTGCCCAGACATTGACAAATACGATCGTATTCATCGCTGTTGCAGGATCTACCAGCCATGGCATCACCAGATCGCTGAGTCCGATCACTTCCAGCAGAGAGTTGAAAGATCCGGTCGGCATGAAGATGAAATACCACATCAGACCAACTGCAGTCAGCGGGAATACAGTCGGTACGAAGAACAACGCCTTAAAGATCCTGTAGCCTTTACACTTTGTATTGATCGCAACTGCCATCAGAAGTGCGATCGGGGTATGACAGATCACACTGATGATGACCATTCTTGCCATGTTCTTTAAAGAAAGAATAAAATCTGCATTGTGAAATGCATCGATATAATTTTTCAGTCCTACAAATTTCGGCGCAGATCCTGCAATTCCGTTCCAGTCAACCAGAGAAAAATAGATGGAACCGATAATCGGAATAATCTGAAATACCAGATAGATCACAAGTGCCGGAACAAGAAACAGCATAATGCCCATTCTTGTCTTTTTACTTTTTAACTTTATCATCCGGAAACCTCCTGTTCTTTAAAAAAATGCCCTGCACAAAGCTGACAGGGCATTTTTGTACGTCCTATTTTATTGATACCTATTTATCAATCTCACTCTGAATCTCTTTTGCAACGCTGTCTGGTTTTTCTCCGGTGAACATGCTTGAGATAGAGTTTCTTGTTCGATCCTGCATAGAAGCCAGCGGATCAAAATCAAATACATCGACTCCGATTCCCTCAGATGTTCCGCCAAGCTCTACATTTTTGGCAAACAGTGGAGAGATCGCACTTTCATCCAGATCAATGTCTGTTCTCGGAATCAAGAAGGCTGCTTCCTCTGCAAATCTCTTCGCTGCATCTTTGTCTGTCAGCATTTTTACGAGTTCCAGTGTAAGCTCCAGTTCTTTTCCTTCCAGTTTTCCGCTGATCATATACGGAGACAATGTCTGCATATCTTCATTCTTAAACTCCGGTTTTTCTTCAAAGTATGGGAATTTTGCAACTTCAATGCTGTCACATACCGGTGTCTCTGCCGGATCTTCAAAAGTTCCGATATTCCATGGACCTGTGATTACCATCGCAGCTTCTCCCTGCTGGAACTGTGTCATTGCAATATTGTCTGTCATACCTGCTGCATTTTTGTCAAATGCGCCTGCATCGATCAGATCCTGTACAAACTGGAGTGTCTCTACCACTTCCGGATCTGTCCATTTCATGTCTCTGGAACCTAACTTCTTCGCAGCATCTGTTCCGAGCCATTTGTAGAATATCTGATCATGAAGATGTCCTGCCATATAAGTTGTCTGTGTTCCCATTGCGATCGGGATCACACCGCTGGCTTTTAACTTCTTGATCGCATCCAGAAATTCTGTCCATGTTTCAGGGAATTCCTTCACGCCTGCTTTTTCAAACAAATCTTTGTTGTAATAAACTCCGATCAGTCCGGATTCCATCGGAATCGCATAAGTTCCTTCTTTTCCAGGCACCTGATAATAAGAGAGCGCTCCCTCTGTAAATCCGCCGCCCCATTCCGGATCTTCGTCTAAATATGGCTGTACATCCAGGATCAGCCCGTTATCGATATATTCTGACAGATTGGCAACACCCTGGATACGGAAAATATTTGCCATTGTTCCAGATGCAATATCTGTCGATAAAATATTGTTGAATGCAGATTCATCCCCCTGTGAATCATCAACGATCGTCACTTCCGGATGTTTCTCTTTAAATTCATCCAGAATATCATTGTAGATATCCACCTGCGCTGTCGTTCCTGCCATTCTTGTCAACAGACGAATCGTAATCTTATCGCCTGAACCTTTTTCGTCTCCGTCCCCTTTGCTTCCGCATCCTGCCAGAAGTCCCACGCACATCACTCCTGCCAGCAGCGCCGCTGTGATTCTTTTCAATTTCATTCCTTTTTCCTCCGTTTTCCTTTGAAACATTTATGTGATGCACCTAGTATAGAAAATAAGCGGGTTTTTCACAATGTTCATTTTCTATATTTTTTGTTCTTTTTCAATATGGAATCTCAAATAAACTTATTTTGACATTTCTTCCTACATTCTCTATAATGATTTTAATTCTGTTACATCGACTATACTATGGAGAATTCCTGCAATGAAAAAGATCAAACACAACAAAAATTCCATCAGCTTTAGCTTTTTCCGAAGCATATCCATGACTTCTATCCTGTTCATGGTTTTGCTTTTTTTAGGGATCTCCGGTTTATTTCTGAAGCATTCTTTTCGACTGGAGGGAAGAAATGCTCTGCAGCAGCTCAGCTATATTTCCGGACAGTTTCAATATTATCTGGATGCCACGGAAAATTATTCCAAAACTATTCTGTCTGATGACACTGTACAGGAATATATGAAAGACTATCTTGCCGCAAAGTATTCTTCCAATGCAACAACCAATGTCAAACAGCATATCCGACAGATCATACAGTCTACACCGTTCATCCATTCTGTAAGTCTGTATTCCGATCAGGGACTTCTTCTGGTATCTACCGAGCCGGACTCAAGTCAGATGAACCTCAGTGATCCGGCTCTTTCTCCTGTCTGGCAGGTTGGTATGAAACGACACCTAAACGACAGACATAAAGAGGTAAAAGTCCTCTCCTACATTCGCCCGTTCTATAATATCAATTCCGGACGAATGCTCGGATATGTAGAGCTTTCCATACCGGAAACACAGATTTCCGGTATTTATAAACAATACAATACAACCAATGAACTGTTTCTGATCGATAAAAACGGACAGATCCAGAGCAGTAACGGCAGTCCCGAACTGGACAGCCAGTATGAATATATGGATCTCATTCTTAAAAATCTGGATTCCCAGTATTTTTTTGCAGGCGGAAATCTGTTGTTTTTCACACCTTTTTCTACCCTTGACTGGTATGTTTTAAACCAGATTCCGATCGTCAGCTTTTTGGCGCCTCTGTTCGCGATATTTTGCCTGTCTCTGCTGATCGCCGCACTGGTTATGGTGCTCTGCGTATTTGCTTCTCACCATATTGCACAGAAAGTCACTTATCCGTTAAGCTATCTGATCTCGCATATTCAGACAGTCAAGGAGGGAAACTGGGTTCCAATCCGTGAGATTCCGTGTAATGACGAGGTTGCTTCGCTTCTCAGCTCTTTCAACAGTATGATCGCGATCCAGACGAAAATGAGAGACGACCTGATCGAAGCCGAAAAACTCAAACAGCAGCTTTCCCTCAACCTCCTTCAGCAGCAGGTAAATCCTCATTTTCTTTACAATACTCTGGATAACATCTGCGCTCTGGCGGAGCTTGATGAAAAAGAAACTCTGATTCAGCTTGTTATGAATCTTTCTTCTTTTTACCGCTCCAGCTTAAGCAATGGAAAGATGCATATTTCCATCGGACAGGAACTGGAAATTTCCAGAGCATATCTGGAAATCCTGCAGATTCGCTATTTCCATAAATTCGATTTCACCATCACCTGTCCGGAAGCGTTAAAAAACTACAGCTGCATCAAACTGCTGCTTCAGCCGATTCTGGAAAACAGTATTTACCATGGGATCAAGGGACTTGACCGGCACGGAATTCTTCATATTGAGGCGGAAGATGCTGGGGATTGTATCCGGTTTACGATTTCAGACAACGGACGTGGATTTTCAAAAGAAGACTACGAAAAAATCTGGCAGCAGGATGCCGACCACTTCGGAATCAAAAGTATCCAGCAGCGAATTTTGCTCTACTACGGACCGGGTTATGGACTATCTATGGAAAGTCCCCAAACCGGCGGCTGCATCACCGTGATCACATTACCCAAACAGGAGGGATTGCCATGTCATTGAAACTATTGATTGCAGATGATGAATATTTTATTCGTCAGCGCATAAAAAAGATCATACCCTGGGAAAAACTAAATCTTACTTTTGCCGGAGAAGCCGAAAACGGACAGCAGGTCATCGACCATCTGGAAAAAGAACCCGTAGATCTGCTGCTTCTGGATATCAAAATGCCGCAGATGAACGGAATCGAAACTGCCAGATATATCAAAGAGCATTTTCCTTCTGTGCATATGCTCATTTTATCGGGCTATAATGACTTCGAATATGCGCGCACCGCGATCCGGTACGGGGTAAAAGAATATCTGCTGAAGCCGGTTGCCGCCGAAGAGCTGGAGCGGGCGCTGTCTGAATGTATCCAGGCCATCCATTTTGAAGAACAGACCCGCCATACATTAAAGCATTATGAGCACTTTCATCTGTGCAGTATGCTTGCCAATATCCGGGACGGCGTGCTTTCCTATTCCGATCTGTGTGTACAGCATCCGGAATTTGAAAATCTGGCATACAGCATCTATTGCAGTGTCTATGTTTCGGAACACACTCACGATGCAGTATTACAGCTGGTGGATCGTCTGCGCGGACAGGATTTTCTCTGCGAATATATGCAGGAAAGCGAATACATCTACATGCTGCAGATTTTCCTCTCCGACAAAGAAAAACTACTCCATATCGGAAGTTGTTTTACGGATTTTATTGCACAGCAAAACGAATATACATTTTTGTATATTGAAAATATCTTTCCTGTTACAACCGACTGGAAGCCATATTACACCCGCTGCCTGCACCTTCTGACAGAACGCTATTTTTCCCGGGAATCCAATCTCTGTATCAGCTATTCCCATCCGGAAAGACCCGGATTTTCCGAGGAACTCTTAAAAATGCGGAAGCACTTTATTACAGTTTTGCACGCCCAGAACCGCAAAGATCTGCTGGAATATCTGGAAACACTGTTCCTTTCCATCAGTCAGAAGAAAAACAGTGAGTATCTTTCCCTTGTAATCCACGAGATTTTTGTTGTGTACCATGTGTATTTTCATATTCCGGAAAATCTGGCTCAGCCCGTGACCGAGTTCTCCGCTTCCATACTGGATACCGAACATTCTCTGGAGAATCTGAAAAATGAAGTCCTGTTTTACGGACTGCAGTGCATTCAGAAAATGGAGGCCGTTCCGTCAGATATCGCGCTCTGCCGCCGGATCATGGAGTATATCGGAAATCATTATACAGATGCTTCCCTTTCCGTTTCTCAGGTGGCTGCGAATTTTCAGCTGCATCCTTCCTACCTGGGAAGCGTATTTAAAAAAGTACAACATACCTCTGTACTCCAGTACATTTCCGATATCCGGATCAGCGCTGCTCAGAAACTTCTGAAAGAAGGCACGATGAAAATTTCCGAAGTTGCAGAGACATCCGGATATTCGGATGTGTACTACTTCAGTAAGAAATTCAAAAAAGCCTGCGGGTGTTCTCCAAAAGAATATGCGGCAAAATACAGTTAAAAACAGGGATGTCAAACGACATCCCTAGCTTTTCTGTATATAAATGATATTACTCATCCTTCTTTCCAGACCGCTTCCGCCACTTCACACACTCTGTCAGAAGATACTCGATCTGTCCGTTCATCGAACGAAACTCATCCTCTGCCCACTGTGCGATCTCATCGTAAAGCTCCTTGGAAAGTCTCAGTGGAACCTGTTTTTTCACTTTACTTTTTTCTTTCTTTTCATTTTCCAAAATGTGTCCCACCTTCTAACTATTTTATATATACTGTACACAATCGTCCTAATACAGACTTCCGCTGTTTACGATCGGCTGTGCATCCTTGTTTCCACAAAGTACGACCAGTAAGTTACTCACCATCGCTGCCTTTCTTTCTTCATCCAACTCTACAATATCATTCTCGTTCAATTTGTCAAGTGCCATCTCTACCATGCCGACAGCACCTTCCACGATCTTCTGTCTTGCATCAATGATCGCTGCCGCCTGCTGTCTCTGCAGCATTGCAGATGCAATTTCCGGTGCATAAGCAAGATGTGTGATGCGGACTTCCAGAATCTTGATTCCCGCATTCTCAACTTTCTCCTGCAATTCTTTGCACATGATCTCAGCAATCTCCTGGGAGCTTCCTCTTAAGGACTTTTCATCTCCTTTTTCACTGGTATCATATGGGTACATTCTTGCCGTGTTACGGATAATCGCATCGCACTGAATGGACAGATAATTCTTATAGTTCTCCACATTGATCACCGCTTTGGTCGGATTTGTCACTTTCCAGATCACTACTGCGCCGATCTCTACCGGGTTTCCAAGTTCATCGTTGACTTTCTGCTTTTCGTTGTTCAGCGTCAGTGTCTTCAATGACACTTTCTTTGCTTTTCCTGAGAGAGCTGCCGGATTGGCAAGGCCTGAGGATGTAACAACCGGTGCTGCCGGACGTACAGATGGGTTGATCGCTTCACAAAATGGGTTTACCCAGAAAAATCCGGCTGTCTTGATCGTTCCGTAATATTTTCCAAACAGGGCAAATACATAGGCTTCATTTGGATTCAATACTCTCAATCCGCAAAGTTCGAGTATAAATCCCACAATCAGTAACACTCCAAGAATAATAGAACCTGCCAACAGCGCCGTATTCGTCTCACCTGTCTGACCAAACACCATGCATCCCGCAATGATCACAGCCACACCAAGCAGCATCCCGATGATACCAAGTAAAAGCATGGCATATCCACTCTTTGCTTTCAATACTTTTTCATCTTGTACTACACTTTTCTCTCCATCCATATTCTTGTCCTCCTCATATGAATTTATTTGATATCATTTTGATATCATCATAGTAGCACTCGTATCAGGAGTTGTCAATGAGGTGAAACGATTTTTTCTGTCAGTATTTACACAATCTGTGCCGTAAGAATTTCAACCAGAACACCTCTTAAATCTCTGCTGATATCCATTGCAAACAGTTCTGACAAAATCCCCGCAGCCGGACGTTCTGACCGTATTAGTTCGTATAACCTGTCTTTCTGCACAAATTCTATCTCTGCCTGATTCAGAAAATCAAAACATCTCTCCACAACATCATTTCTGGCTCCGGAAGCCGTATGTTCCAAACTCACTTCGATCATCGCATCTGTTTCTGTCTCTGGTATCTCTACTACAATTGCTTTTTTCCATCTGTCATAAGATATCTGAGCATCTGTTCCTACACCATTTTTTCTGACCACGACCGTTTCACCGGAATTTTCAAAACCAGTCATTTCAACTGTATAACTCCGTTTCTGAGGAATCAGGTCCCGATTTCCTGCAGACGGATATATTGTAAAGATTGGTTTTTCATCTTCACAATACACCATCTTCGTTGTACAACAGATTCTCTCCTCATATGCACAGGACACATTGTCGTCTTCATACAGCTCAAACTCACCATTTTGCCCTGCATAGACCATGAGATGTAAGGAATTTGGATTTTTCTGTGCCTGCACTGCACTGATTTCGTCTGTAAACGCAAGAATACTTCCTGCGGAAGCAAAAACGGGAATACTCTCAATCCCTCTGTACAGATCCAGAATTCTGTCCCCATCGTATATCATTCCTGTATAAATATCATACCAACGTCCTTTTGGCAGCCATACCTGTACTTTCGCCATATTTATTTTTTCTATCCGCGGTGCTGTTATCGGAGCAACCATCAGAGAAGTTCCGAAGAGATACTGGTTCTTCTTTTCATAAGCCTCATTACATTCCTGCCAGTTGTAGTACATGGGTGATATCAAAGGTTTATTTTCGCAATAGCTCCTGTAATTCATTGTATAAAGATACGGGATCATCCTGTGCCGTTCCCGCAGCATATGATCCATCACCATTTCTGCTTCTTTCTTATAACGCCATGGTTCTTTTCCATTAAATTCACTGCTGGAACTATGAAGCCTCATGATCGGCGAATAGATGCCAAGCTGTACCCATCTTACCGTCATTTCATCATCCTTATATCCCAGCATATGACCACCGATATCATGGCTCCACCAACCATATCCTATATTCGAAGCCGTAAGTGTAAAATAGGGCTGAAAATCTAGAGATTCCCAGGTTACGATTGTATCTCCTGAAAATCCGATTGGATATCTGTGACTTCCAGGCCCTGCATATCTTGAAAATGTCAGAGGTCTTTTCCCCTCTCTTGCAGAGTCCAGGAAATGAAAATGATTAAAAATCCAGAGTGGATCCAGTCCTTCATCCCTGCAAACTTCCCCCTGTTGCCAGTCGATCCACCAGAAGTCAACCCCCTCTTCCTCTCTCGGATGATGCAGATACTGAAAATATGCTTCCAAAAATCGGGGATCTGCCGGATCACATAAAATCGGATCCTCATTCGCATAATCTACTCCCAGAGCTTTTGCCATCTCTACATACATCTCCTCATGGGCGCGCACTCCACCTGCAGGATGTACATTCAGAGTCACTTTCATCCCTCTTGTATGTAGATTGTCCAGAAATCGTGTTGGATTTGGGAATAATTCCCGGTTCCACGTATATCCGGTCCATCCGCTTCCATATTTGGGATCGATATCCACCAGATGCCAGTCCATATCAATCACTGCAACTGTAAATGGAAGATTCTCCTGCTCAAATCGATCCATAAGCGAAAGATAACTCTCTTCATTATATCGGTAAAATCTGCTCCACCAGTTGCCAAGTGCAAATCTCGGCAACATAGGTGTTTTTCCGCAAAGACGGATCAGGTCAGCAACAGCCTCCTTATAATCGTGACCATATCCCCAGAAATAAAGATCCTTTCCCCCTTTTTTTCTCGACTTGATCCATCCATCTTCCAGTAATACATGGGAGTTGCTGTCATCCAGAAGAGAAAATCCATTTCTCGACACAACACCATGATCCAATCTGATCTCTCCATCAACTCCATCCAGAGTCCGCGCTGTACCACCAAGATCACAGATTTGTTCTCCATAGTGCCAGGTACTGTTCACACTTCCTTTCACATGTATACTAAGACCGCCAGATGAAAACTCTTTTTCATCATATACAAGATGTAGGCGGGAGGTATTGATCTCTATCCCGTTTTCTGTATGAATGACGCGGTAATCCACCTCGGGGAAATCCCGGCATAAGACCATTTGCGTGGCTCTGTCCTCAAACTCTCCATCTGCATTGTACTCAAGTCTCACCAGCCCTTCCGTAAGTACTGTGATTCTGTATTGATTTCCTATGATCATATTTTCCTGTCTCGCACAGGGTGATGTCTTGATTCTGTATATCTTCTGCATAACAACTTCCCTTCTTTTTGTTTATTCTTTTACACTTCCCACGACAATACCAGTGATCAAATATTTCTGCAGAGAATAATTATTCACCTTGGTCATATAGAGTCAATCCCTGCCTTCTTCAGAAAAGATTGGATTCTAAACGTTCCTGATCTTCATCGTCTACAATCAGCATGCAGTACATAATACGACCTCTGCCGTCTGCTATTTCTATCACAAAACCTGCCGTCTGCTCTAAGCATACGACAGGTTTTCATCTGCTTCAACCTATTTTTTCTTTCTTCTGATAATCACTACTGCGCCGACAGCTGCTACTGCTGCCACCAGAAGTACTGCCCACATGATCACATTGGCATGGTCTCCTGTCTGCACACTCTGAGAGTGTGAACCGGATGTACTTCCATTGTTATGACTTCCGCCGTTATTGTTTCCACTGTTGTTGTCATTTCCGCCGTTGTTATCATTTCCGTTGTTGTTATCATTTCCGTTGTTATCGTCGTCCGGATCTGCTTTTTCTCCTCTGACCAGAACCTTCACATCAGCTTTGGCTGTTGCTCCATTTGTATCCGTTACCTGAATGGTCACGATCACATCCGTATCGTTTTCCGGTGTTGTTACCTTTCCATCCAGTCCGATGATTCCTTCCGGATTCACTGCCACGATCTCGATCTTGCTTCCTTCCGGAACTTCCGGCAGAACCAGAGTTTCTGTTCCTGCTTTCACTTCTGATGGAATCTTATTGTTTGCCAGAATGTCATCTAAGATTTCCTGTGCACTCGGAATATGCGGCACTTCCACGGCTTTGAATTCTCCGGTCAGCTCGATGTTCTTTGTCACTTTAAACTGATATTCTGCATCCTTCGATACATATTCGGTCTGTCCTTTTTCTTTCCAGCCCACAAATTCAAATCTTTCTTTGGCTTCTGCCTTCACAGATGCTGTCGCACCCTCTTTGTATGTGCCATCCTCTTTATCCATGGAAACCGTTCCCATGTTCTCATCATTGGACTGTACCACAACACGGTAATATGTTTCCGGAACCGAAGCCAGTCTAAACTCGGCACGCAGTACACGGTCTGACTCTGCATGAAATTTGTATTCTGCCTGAGCGCCTTCTACTGGTGTCAGAACTTCTTCTCCATCTGCTTCTGTCACTTCCAACCACTGGGCAAACTCATATCCATCCTTTGGCTCTGCTTTCACCGTAATCTCTGTTCCCTCTTTGTAGATGTTTCCTTCATTTGCAGGATCCATTGTGACAGTTCCCATCTGCACATCTGCAGTCTCTGCATAAATCAGATAAGAATGTTCTACTTCTTTGAAATTTGCAGTCAGCTCCATATTTTCCCGGATCTGGAATACATACGGATTATCTTTACTTACCACTTCCTGTGTTCCTTTTTTCGTGAAGCCTACGAACTCGTAGTCTTCTGTTGCCGGAACTGCACTGACTTTGATTTCTGTCCCTGCCTCATAAGAATCCTGCTGTGGTTCTACGATAACAGATCCCATACTCTCATCATTGGCTGCGGCTGTAAATGTAAATTTCTCCACTGGAATCTTTTCAAAGTTTGCAGTCAGATCCACATCTTTTGTCACTTCAAATACATATGGGTTGGAGTCACTGAGCACATTTCCTTCTGCATCGGTCCAGTTCACAAAGCGGAATCCTTCATTTGCCACTGCAATGACTTCTGCTTTTTCCCCTTTTTTGTAGCTTCCGTCTGCTGAATCAATGGTTACAGTTCCCATGCTGTTGTCATTGGTTTTGATCGTTACATGGAATTTTTCCTCTTCATATACGAATTCAAACTGATTTAACTTTTCCAGAATTTCAGCTACTTCTTCTGGTGTTGCATTCTCGTTATCTAATATAACCTTTGACTGCTCTCTAAGTTCTGCAAATTCTTTCCAAGATGCATCTGTCACCTGTCCTTGTGTCACATCTTTAATTTCATCATATTTTTTCTGAAGTTCTGTCTTATCTGCACGCAACCCCTGAATACGCTGTTTCAAAACAGCTATCATATCATCTACTGCTTCCTGTGTACAAGTACCACTCAACAATTTTTCTGCTTCCTGAATACTTTCCTGCAATGCCTCAAAACTCTCTTTTGTGTATCCTTCCTCTGAAATTTCTTTTGCCGTCTGAAGTACCTCTTTTAATACAGATGTATCTATCATGACATTTTGAAGATTTTCTCTCGCTGTCTTTACTTCTACCGCCTTATCGTTCATCTCAGAAGTACACGTCTCTTCATCTGCCTTTTTCAAAAGCACTGTTGCACTTTCAAGGACTGCCTGGAGCTTCTC
This window of the Mediterraneibacter gnavus ATCC 29149 genome carries:
- a CDS encoding cache domain-containing sensor histidine kinase, with protein sequence MKKIKHNKNSISFSFFRSISMTSILFMVLLFLGISGLFLKHSFRLEGRNALQQLSYISGQFQYYLDATENYSKTILSDDTVQEYMKDYLAAKYSSNATTNVKQHIRQIIQSTPFIHSVSLYSDQGLLLVSTEPDSSQMNLSDPALSPVWQVGMKRHLNDRHKEVKVLSYIRPFYNINSGRMLGYVELSIPETQISGIYKQYNTTNELFLIDKNGQIQSSNGSPELDSQYEYMDLILKNLDSQYFFAGGNLLFFTPFSTLDWYVLNQIPIVSFLAPLFAIFCLSLLIAALVMVLCVFASHHIAQKVTYPLSYLISHIQTVKEGNWVPIREIPCNDEVASLLSSFNSMIAIQTKMRDDLIEAEKLKQQLSLNLLQQQVNPHFLYNTLDNICALAELDEKETLIQLVMNLSSFYRSSLSNGKMHISIGQELEISRAYLEILQIRYFHKFDFTITCPEALKNYSCIKLLLQPILENSIYHGIKGLDRHGILHIEAEDAGDCIRFTISDNGRGFSKEDYEKIWQQDADHFGIKSIQQRILLYYGPGYGLSMESPQTGGCITVITLPKQEGLPCH
- a CDS encoding response regulator, which gives rise to MSLKLLIADDEYFIRQRIKKIIPWEKLNLTFAGEAENGQQVIDHLEKEPVDLLLLDIKMPQMNGIETARYIKEHFPSVHMLILSGYNDFEYARTAIRYGVKEYLLKPVAAEELERALSECIQAIHFEEQTRHTLKHYEHFHLCSMLANIRDGVLSYSDLCVQHPEFENLAYSIYCSVYVSEHTHDAVLQLVDRLRGQDFLCEYMQESEYIYMLQIFLSDKEKLLHIGSCFTDFIAQQNEYTFLYIENIFPVTTDWKPYYTRCLHLLTERYFSRESNLCISYSHPERPGFSEELLKMRKHFITVLHAQNRKDLLEYLETLFLSISQKKNSEYLSLVIHEIFVVYHVYFHIPENLAQPVTEFSASILDTEHSLENLKNEVLFYGLQCIQKMEAVPSDIALCRRIMEYIGNHYTDASLSVSQVAANFQLHPSYLGSVFKKVQHTSVLQYISDIRISAAQKLLKEGTMKISEVAETSGYSDVYYFSKKFKKACGCSPKEYAAKYS
- a CDS encoding ribbon-helix-helix domain-containing protein, translating into MENEKKEKSKVKKQVPLRLSKELYDEIAQWAEDEFRSMNGQIEYLLTECVKWRKRSGKKDE
- a CDS encoding SPFH domain-containing protein; translated protein: MDGEKSVVQDEKVLKAKSGYAMLLLGIIGMLLGVAVIIAGCMVFGQTGETNTALLAGSIILGVLLIVGFILELCGLRVLNPNEAYVFALFGKYYGTIKTAGFFWVNPFCEAINPSVRPAAPVVTSSGLANPAALSGKAKKVSLKTLTLNNEKQKVNDELGNPVEIGAVVIWKVTNPTKAVINVENYKNYLSIQCDAIIRNTARMYPYDTSEKGDEKSLRGSSQEIAEIMCKELQEKVENAGIKILEVRITHLAYAPEIASAMLQRQQAAAIIDARQKIVEGAVGMVEMALDKLNENDIVELDEERKAAMVSNLLVVLCGNKDAQPIVNSGSLY